tgaaacatgCATTGTACCAAAATGATTCTTAGTGTAAAAGGTTTCTCATTCTTTTCTATTCATTCATCAAATTCACCTGTAATACAAAACTCCCAATATCCCAAAGGGTCTGTCTGGATGTGAttaaatgtttgatattttctaCAATATTTCCAAACACTTAATCATTTTTATACACACCATGTTAATGAAAACACACATGTATCTGCTTTTTAAACTGTGTCAAAACTCAGATTCTGAAACCACACGGTAAAAAACATGGCTTCTTAAATATTAAAGACATCTGCAagccttaattttttttatattttagggCATGGTCACTTTTCTATTGGGCACATTTCTATATTAAAAGTGCTTACAAAtgggaaaaagtaaaaaaataaataaaaaaaactaaaaaaggaCATATAATAAATATCCAAGGCCAATGAGAAGACCATTAAGGCTGACCGATGGGAAACAGAGAACCGTGCATAGCCCTTAGTAGCCTTGGATTAATTCAACCACTGCATTTGAACAGGCGACTGAACCATTTGTAACTAAAAATCAAATCACCATACttacacaaaacaatgatattgaATGTTAGTGAGCTACATCCAGTCTATCAGCTAGACACTCTACAACATCCTTTAGATTCAGAAGCTTCTCTGCAGTCTCATCTGGGATCTCGACTCCtgtaaaacatatttcaaaaatagATATTTCAATTAAGGGTTTCAAGGACATCACTacatgatcatacatgtatggagAACCTAATAGTAATCTTAATTCTTCCATTGAATTTTTACCAGATACTCCTCTCTTCGTACTTGCTTGATTAATTTAGAGTAAGTTGGTGTAAGAAACACGAAAACTGCAATCAAATATAAACCAAATTCAGAGGTGATGCTTTCACGATTATGATCAGAAAGAGATAAGGTTagagggaaaagggaagggggcaacttttttaaagaatatgaaACCTTTCAACTGAACTGAATAAAATGTATTGCATAAGTTGCCTAAATCATCTAAATATTTGCCTAAATCGAGCCATTTTTAAGTTGATTGTACACATTTGTCTTTCAATTTCACCATAGTTGAATAGATTTGTCATTCTAAAGGATTCCATTTGGACAACTAGACTTATCTAAACCACCTGATCGTGTGGGCTAACTTACCAAACTCATCCTCCATTGCCATGATAATCTCCACTGCATCTAAACTATCCAATCCAAGATCTTCGGCAAATTTAGCATCAAGTGTCACCTAGGGAAATAAAAGGTGATTACAAATGTGAATATATAGACCTTACACACAAAAGCAAACAATCAAGAATATTACACTTGATGTACTTCAGtatatcaaagaaaaacatgatgaaatatttaatgaaaacatGATAGGAATCAAATAATCTTTCCAGCTCAGAAACATGTTTAGTTTATATCTGTCCATCTATTCTACAAAACTCAACATAGACTTAAGTAAAAATAGTTCtattctgtagaaaaaaaattcactatttcaaataatgtaatgaaagtcattttcttttcatttttgctCCATATTTGAGTCCTTGGTACTCAAATGTTTCAATATCCAGTTTGGAATTTATGATTACCTTATCTGGGTCCACCTTATCAAATAGTTTAAGGACTAGCGTACATCTTTCCTGGATACTGGATATGGTCATCTCGGCAGCTGATCCATATTGACGCACTGGCCTGTTCAGCTGAAATACAAACATAGACAATcaggcccgtattctaaagtcaggtttaacttaatctCACATTTAAAGTTGTGGCTTAGGTATGGACAGCctattgttacataatcactaacagtagagacatcatactttcagctcatttggctctcaaatcattcataattgtgtaggaagtataaatagaaaattgtcttcaccatcgatgaatcaggaaagagcacagtaaacataagaaacatataacttaatgaaaattatgatacttttgacttcccatacttaaaccacaacttaaaacctgagtttaagttaaacccgacttcagaatacgggcctcagTCTTTTAACAGATCTCGGATCCTATCATCTCACTATACAATGGAAAAACTTTGTCATGAtgatgctattttttttatagaagttTTATCACATTGTCAAAATAGAAAAGGGATGGAGGATAAGCCTAATGGAGGAAAAGAATTATCACTAGGATTCTGGTCTGGATCAGGGTCCGATTCATTAAACTTGTTAAAATAACAAATAGTCCCACTGGAGCTAAATTAAACTATAGTCTAAAATTTGAAAcatgattatgaataattattattataattatttacaatcacatattaaatttaagtatttgttaaataataggcctaatttttatctataaattgttcttcaaaacagcATTTGCTAATTGAGGTCTCGCTTAAGGATATGGGAGGCGGTTCAAGGCTCCATGAAGAAgtggtttattgccatttcgtccactgccattttgtccactacccacatggtctaatatcatttcgtctaccatcagttggtccactatccacacggtccaattaccatttcgtccaatcaccatttcgtctaatagccatttcgtctaatagccatttcgtctattatcatttggtctaatagccatttggtctaatggtatttttttgccaattggtccaatagccactttgtccactatcattacgtctattcccatttggtctaatagccaaatggtctaaaggcaaatggtctaataaccacttggtctactttcatttcgtccatgttccatttggtctaactgcatttggtctactatcacttggtctaaactcatttcggctaaca
This genomic window from Lytechinus variegatus isolate NC3 chromosome 10, Lvar_3.0, whole genome shotgun sequence contains:
- the LOC121423024 gene encoding acyl carrier protein, mitochondrial-like: MASLCRFRVLSSIQNFARIQHIRSIATRSSSFAALQQGFGNSRCNQNNLKQRITELNRPVRQYGSAAEMTISSIQERCTLVLKLFDKVDPDKVTLDAKFAEDLGLDSLDAVEIIMAMEDEFGVEIPDETAEKLLNLKDVVECLADRLDVAH